In Streptomyces sp. TS71-3, the following proteins share a genomic window:
- a CDS encoding M1 family metallopeptidase, whose protein sequence is MYRRLIVPGALAVSLMLAIPASAASYTPGAPGIGDPYYPVYGNGGYDVSHYDLRLKYQPETDQLDGTATILATTTQDLSRFDLDFGLKVSEVRVNGIKAAFTTTGDEELQITPVAGLPKGTPITVVVRYSGQPSKVKLFGFTSWTRTADGGVAANEPESAAWWFPSNDHPLDKATYDVSVAVPDGTQAISNGVLTSTTSQLGWTRYNWRSDKPQATYLATLAVGKFDVETGTTANGLPVINAYGKNLDPATKAAARASVGRTTEAVEFLEGVFGPYPFNAVGGYVPDVTSGFALETQTRPFYSPKFFAKGSNVSVVVHELAHQWYGDDVSVHGWADIWLNEGFASYAEWLWSEKEGEGTAQELADYVYAQHPADDPFWTVAPGDPGAEHQFDDAVYDRGALALQALRNAIGDDAFFAILKGWPKEHAYGNAKVADFVKYAERVSGKPLADLFDTWLYQPQKPAAPAVRAMGFAGSHAVPQPKSWPEIARAHAGRPHGAV, encoded by the coding sequence GTGTACCGCAGACTCATCGTCCCGGGCGCTCTGGCGGTCTCCCTGATGCTGGCGATCCCGGCGTCGGCGGCCAGCTACACGCCCGGCGCCCCGGGTATCGGCGATCCCTACTACCCGGTCTACGGCAACGGCGGTTACGACGTCTCGCACTACGACCTCCGCCTGAAGTACCAGCCCGAGACGGACCAGCTGGACGGGACGGCGACCATCCTCGCCACCACCACGCAGGACCTGTCCCGCTTCGACCTCGACTTCGGCCTCAAGGTCAGCGAGGTGCGCGTCAACGGCATCAAGGCCGCCTTCACCACCACCGGCGACGAGGAGCTCCAGATCACCCCGGTCGCGGGGCTGCCGAAGGGCACCCCGATCACGGTCGTGGTGCGCTACTCCGGCCAGCCGTCGAAGGTGAAGCTCTTCGGCTTCACCTCCTGGACGCGCACCGCGGACGGAGGGGTCGCGGCGAACGAGCCGGAGTCGGCGGCGTGGTGGTTCCCCTCCAACGACCACCCGCTCGACAAGGCCACGTACGACGTGTCGGTCGCGGTGCCCGACGGCACCCAGGCGATCTCCAACGGTGTGCTCACCTCGACCACCTCGCAGCTCGGCTGGACCCGCTACAACTGGCGCTCCGACAAGCCCCAGGCCACCTACCTGGCGACCCTCGCGGTCGGGAAGTTCGACGTCGAGACGGGCACGACCGCGAACGGGCTGCCCGTGATCAACGCCTACGGCAAGAACCTGGACCCGGCCACGAAGGCCGCGGCGCGGGCCTCCGTGGGGCGGACCACCGAGGCCGTGGAGTTCCTGGAAGGCGTCTTCGGCCCCTACCCCTTCAACGCCGTCGGCGGCTACGTCCCGGATGTGACCAGCGGTTTCGCCCTGGAGACGCAGACCCGTCCGTTCTACAGCCCCAAGTTCTTCGCCAAGGGCTCGAACGTCTCCGTGGTCGTGCACGAGCTGGCGCACCAGTGGTACGGCGACGACGTGTCGGTCCACGGGTGGGCGGACATCTGGCTGAACGAGGGATTCGCCTCGTACGCCGAATGGCTCTGGTCGGAGAAGGAGGGCGAGGGGACGGCCCAGGAGCTGGCGGACTACGTGTACGCCCAGCACCCGGCGGACGACCCGTTCTGGACCGTCGCCCCCGGCGACCCCGGTGCTGAGCACCAGTTCGACGACGCGGTCTACGACCGGGGGGCGCTGGCGCTCCAGGCCCTGCGCAACGCGATAGGCGACGACGCGTTCTTCGCGATACTCAAGGGGTGGCCGAAGGAGCACGCGTACGGCAACGCGAAGGTGGCCGACTTCGTGAAGTACGCCGAGCGCGTGTCCGGCAAGCCGCTCGCGGACCTCTTCGACACGTGGCTGTACCAGCCGCAGAAGCCGGCGGCGCCCGCGGTGCGGGCGATGGGCTTCGCGGGGTCGCATGCGGTCCCGCAGCCGAAGTCCTGGCCCGAGATCGCGCGAGCCCACGCGGGTCGGCCCCACGGGGCCGTCTGA